ggcagggagcctTGTTCCAGAGCCCctaattcccttttccagctgctggtgtGCCGGGGAACCAGCACGGAGCCCGACTGCCCCTCTCACTAAGCTGCCGCTTTGCCTTGTGCAGAGGCTtcccccaggggctgcaccGCCTTTGGGACttgctgtaaaattaaaaatgaaattaaaaagccattttgGGGCTGTTGGATCAGCGCAGAAGAGGGAGGCAGGACATCCCAGGGAAGGCTGGTTTGGTGGGAGAGGTGTGACGGTGCTGTGACCATGGAGGGGGATGGTCCCTGTCCCTGATTTTAGACAGGTGCCTTTGAGAGGACAGAGTGATGCTGTCGAGACTGAAGGATGGAGGATGGCATCTCTTCcacctggtgctgcagcactaggtgctgctgggagctggaattCTGGGCAGTGCCTCTGGGATTCTCACTCCATGGATCTTGGTGtggtgcagcccaggcagggaaggggccTGACCCCCTCTGTGCCATTGCTGTCCCATAAGAGCCCTTCCAAGCAgttttaaaagggaaagcagCGTTCTGGGTGGGCATTAAGGAGTGTCACAGGGTGGCCAAGGTGCTCAAAGCCCCTTGATGTGATCCTTGCTCTGATCCCAGGCACAAATCCCCCctctgctgaaggcagcagtgttGGCCTCTAATGAAGAGACAAAATTTCCAATCCATGTGCTCTCGTTTCTTAGAATGATACAGCTACAAACTGAATTGCTTTCTATATTctgtggaatgagatgatctttcctttccaacacaaaccattctatgatcctctgccttttaaaaatcccattattacCAGCACAGTGGCTGTAACCTGAGGCAGCTTCTATGGTTTAATGATAAAACCTCGGAGTTGGAGacacattattttatattcctttGAATGTATTCCAGCTCCCAGCTACTACAGCTGTCAGCAAGGCAAGAGGGGCCTGACAATGCATGGAAAAGCAACCTGTCGTCCTTTGGAGCAGGAAATCAGCTCCTTCATCCCACACCTCGACTCAGATGGGAAAGAGAAGTTAAAGAATAATTaccccaaagcagcagaattATTACAGCAAGGACGAGATGTGCTCTGCACGAGCCTTGCACATGGGCTTGCTATTGATATTAATGAGagcaaaaagtgaaaataaaaagtatttttgaggAAAACAATGTCCTGTACATTGAAACATTCCACCTTGACTCTTACTTGACAAAAGTGACTTACTGCAAACGCCTCAGCAGAAACACTCCTTTCATTAACCTGCAAACAAATCTTTGTATTCCAGCAGTGCCAAACAAAGCCTGTAAACCTGACAAAGCCACATTTTCCCCAGCAGCCCGACCGAGCTGCAAGGCTGAGCTTTCcagtggcagctcccagcctctgcccCGTTGCCTTTGGAGCCCCCCGTGAAGCCGGGACCCCCGAATCCCCCCGTCCAGCCTCGTGCTCCCCGGGGTGCGGAGCAGCtcacctgggagcagcaggaggagccagAGCAGTGGATGGAGGGACGGGAGCAGCATCTCCGCGCTGGTTTGCGGCTCGCGGAGCCTCTGGCCATCCCGGGAGGGACCGCGAGCAGCGATTCGCCTGCCTGGGCTGACTCTCGCACAGCTTCCTGTTAAAGAATAGGAGGAAACGGGCTCAATCCACAGGGGAACTGTGTTTTTCAGCCCATTATGGCCGGGGAGGATGTGAGACATCGCTCACCGGCGGCATAGGAAACCTCGCTGGGCTCTGCCGGGGTTCGGCTCCCGCTCGGAGGGATGCCCTGCTCTGGGTCTCAGCGGCTTCCTTACGGTGCTGGGATCTTTTGGGAGGTGTTTTGTGTGTGGTGTGATGTGCcccagctcccatccccccCACATCAGCCTCCCTGGGGTAAGAGTTGCTGGAGGAGCCTCCCTGCCACCTGAGAGGGGGTTTCTTACACATCCGTGAGAAATTTAGGAATAACTGCTCCTTGTGGGGCCAGGGTAGCTCAGCAGCTGGGCCTGCCCTGTACCCCgtgcctccctgggcagctccagtgAGTCTGGGCACTGGGACATGCCAGCTTTGCGATGGTGGCTTTGGGATGGTGGCTTTGGGATGCTCCTCTTCAGGCAGCACCCTGCAGGACACACAGCACATACTGGGCTCGGACCTACCCCATCCCCGGTTCCTGGagaagggcaggagctggaaagCTGGGCTGGTTCTGCCCCCGTCCAGCCCGAGGGGTTCAGGCATTTGGTTTCTTGGCCCTGACCTTGTGTTGTGCTGCTCCGTGCAGGTCCTGCCTGTCACAGTGTGAACCCCAGAGGTTCTGCTTTATCCTGTGCTGGATGTCAGTGGGGATTTGCAGGAGGAGAAGCATTTTAGTGTCCAGCcccctcccacagcccccaAATGCCGCAGACCCTCAGCCAAAGGCCAAGGAGATTCTCCTTCACCGCATGGAGAGCATCAAGAGTGTCTTGTGCTGCCAGCAGAATCCTTGTTCCCACAGTtggcagacagcagcagcactggggggaATGATCCCCCATGCATGGCACAGCTCCTCACATtctgtgggtctcttccaacccctCCAACCCCCCAGGAAAACCACCAGGCCCAAGGCTGGCGGCTTCCACAGCAGCCTTACTGGGACAAaccccctgccagcagccccccCATCCTTTTGTCCCTTGCACAGATGTGACGCTCAGAGATTATGCTGTAGATTAAGGTTTTACTGAATCCTGAAATGAGTGCAAATACCCAGAAGCTCACACACAGTTGAATCTCTTCTGGATGCTTGGCTGGATGGGAAAAGGCATTTCCCACTGTGTCCTCCCCATGTGCAGGAAGAACAGAGCCCAGATATTCACCCCAGCCTGTCTGCTGAGAGCCTGCAGGTAAGAGCAGTGGTGTTTTGGGGTGGAAGGACGGGAAGATGCGTTTTGTAATGGCCGAAACTCAGAGGGATCCATATTTTCTGCTCTGCGATGTGCTCAAGGTCACTCCTGGGGCAGAGGGTGTGACACACGGCACCCCTGGGCCAGGGGGATGACACGTGTGAGGGGAGGGATGTGCCAGCCCTGacctggctctggctgctgcctgtGACCCCCAGCAGCTCACACAATCTTTAGGATGGAAAAGCCTCcaaaatcattgagtccaaccactGAACTGGAGGCCCAAAGCATCCAGAGCTCCCCATGGACTCACCCCACAGCCATGCTGGCAAATGGGCAAATTCTGCAGCAGTGGGACCCCCGGCAGGGACCATCATCCCCGGGGCTGTgccacccctggggacagggctctTCCAGCCCGGAGCACGGCGTGGGGACACCGTGCCGGGCTGTGCAAACAGCTCACATGCCGAAGGGGATTTTTTACACCCGTTCCTTCACCACATTCAATTTTCACGCCCCGCTGGTGGCAGCCGGGAGGTTTCCTGCAGCCGAAGGGGGGAGGGAGGGTCCTTCTCCCCAGACAAAAGGGCCCTTGTCCCGCAGCGGGGGACAGGAGGGTCGCAGGGCGGCAGCGCTGATGTGGCAGCGGCAGGAACGGGAGCAGCGCTGCCCGCGGGATGAACGGGCGCTCCCCGTGTGCCCCGGGGAgtcccggcggcggcggggccgggccgtgACGTGGCAACTTCCGAGGTGAGTCCGGCTGCACCTTCACCGGAGAACCAGCCGCAGCTCGTCCTGCTCGCCCTGCCGGCAGCTTCCCAACCCCGCCGCCGGAGATGATGATTCCCAGGCAGCAGGGACGCCCAGGTACCccgtggggctggcagggctctccttccttcctttcccactgCCCCCTGCTCCCACCCGTGCTGGCTCCACGCGATCTTGTCTCTGGCGAGGGACGACTGACGGGGTTGGGTCCCCCTGGGAGGTTCCCGTGGGGTTTGGTCCTGGATCAGCaccgtggggctgggggtggagaGGGGAGGGCAGAGAGGGACCCCACAAGAGCCAGGTGTAGTGTCCAACGGTGCCCACGACAGGGGGGTGCAGGGATTGCCTCATCCTGCAAGCCCCAGGCTTCAACACCAAAACTTCTCCTGTGCTGCGAGCCCGAGGGAGGGGACGCTCATGGGATCGTCCCATTCCCTGGCAGCTGCACGTGCAAGCAGGAGCTGCGGGCTCGAGGGCAGGAGATAAGGACAGGTACGGACTCGGCTCGGTGGTCACCGCCCGTGTCCCCGTGCCAGGTCACCCCGCTGAGCCATGAACGCCTCGGTGCCCGGCAGCCAGCTGAGACAGCCCGAGCCCCAGGACGTGGCCGCCTTCACTCCCGTCTCCATCGTCAAGAGCGTGACCAAGAAATCGGACGCGCTGCCCGTGATCTCGGTGATCGTCGTCCTCTTCGTGCTGCTGGCCGTGTGCATCGTGCTGGTGGTGCACTACGGCCCGCAGCTGCGCACGGTGCAGGTCACGCTGCACCACGAGCCCATGGCCCAGCACATGGACAGCGTGCTCCTCACGGACTGGAGGCGCCTGGATGCCCACGGGAAGATGGACTCGGCTGGAGTCACCTGCCACTGCTCCTGCAACCACCATCTTCCCCACGGGAGTGCTGAGCCCAATGTCATCGAGATCACCTACCTGTGACACGGCCTGGGGCCACCCGGGCGGGGCTCGAGGGACGCGTCCCACTGGAAAAGCTGGGATGGGATGTTCGTGTATCCTGGGACTCGCTGCTGCCCATACGCAGAGGCTGCACCTCCTCAGACCCGTGTCTGGCCTCAGGAATGCTCAGCCAGGAGGCTCAAGACCCATCTCCAGCCCTCAAAAGTCCAGCCCAGGGGTGCCACTGTCCCCCGGCAGGAGCTGGgtcccagcctgggctctggggctggctcAGCCTACATGGGGCAGCTTCAGCATCTCTTCTGGTTTTACCTGCCCTGGTTTTACCTGTCCCACACTGCCTGGGAgtggccagcagagctgcctgggttcttgcctcatctggggagctctggggctgtgctcagcGCCCTGGCAGTAGCTGGAAGTTGCATCATGTGGAATTGTTTTCCAGTGAAAGATGTTTCCACACTCACGGTGTCCTCGTTACACTGTTTATATGAGAAGcttccagctgctctttgccTCATGCCACAGCCCCTTTTCCCACACTGGGGGGCTGGAACATggtcctgcctctgccagcccccCCAGCCTCTCGGGCAAACAGCcagaggagaggagggcagAGGAAGCAGCTCCTGATTCTGTGTTGGGTGGAGCCAGTGACAGGGGACAACgtgtcctgtccccagtggAGGTGGGTGAGAGaagagcagtgacacagcagagGCAAGAGGTGATAATGGCACATCACAGCTGGCTGAACATCTGGAGGTGCTGGCACCAGAGGGGAAGCTCATGTGACTCtgggcagagcctgcagcaTCTCAGTGCAAAGGGATGGGGACACCTGAGGTCACCCTCACTGTGGTCACCCTCACTGTGGTCATCtgtctgtccccatccctgactGCTGTCCCAAGGAAGGAGCTATGGTGGGGTTGGCACTGTCACCCTCAGTGGGGTGATGCTGAGGTGGCTCTGTCACCCTGGGGAGAACCTTGTTGAGGTGGCACAGAGGGATCAGGAGAGGTGAAacctgagctctgcaggctcctggGGGTGTCAGAGCACGGTCCCTGTTCAGCCCTGGGGtctctgctgctggaagcacCGGGATCTCTGCAGTCCCAGTTTCTCCTCCCGTGGTGGGCGCAGGACCTCGGTGtctgcagtgcctggggagggagcagcctcTGAGATCCCCCTGAGGATTTATTCAGGGACAGCCCCAAAGTCAGGATACAGCTTCCACCTCTCCCACGCTGGAAAAGCCAGGTCTGTGTCTGCCCTCAGATCCCTGGCACAGATccctgtgggcacagctggacaaGAGATGGGCTTCACCTGttcctccaggtgctggaggcatTCCCGATGTGCCAGATGCTCCAGGATCCCTCCTCTCACTTATTTCCAGCCCTTCTCTTGCTTTAAAGCTGGACTTTGGaaactttttatttcaacaaaaaacataatttatattACTTTTAGGGAcggttgttttctgttttgaatttgCTCCCATTTGTTTTCCAGGGCTGACAGGGCTTCCGTCAGCTCTCCCACACTCGTGTTAGAGGAGATAAGGGCTGTCATTTCCATTGAAAATCGTGGAGTCCTGCGCCCCTTTCCATGTCAAAAGAGGGCTTTGTTTGCAATGTCTACATCCCTAACAGCACCCCTGAGGAGATAATCACCTCTAGGGACTTCTCCTAATTAAGAGATCTTCCCtaggagggtgctgaggccctggcacagggtgcccagggaagctgtggctgcccctggatccctggcagtgtccaaggccaggctggacagggcttggagcagcctgggacagtggaaggtgtccctgccatggcagggggtgatactggatgggatttaaggtcctttccaactaaaaccattccatgatctCTTTAAATAACATCTGTGGGTTGTGGTCAGCCCCACGAAGAGCTGGAGAAACCCCCTTGTGACCATGACGAGATCTGCACTGTGACACCCAGAGAGGCTGCACCCTCCTCTTGGGGACATCAGCTGGTGTCACCTGCCcaggctgaggcagcagagtcGTCCCCAACTTTGGTGGCTGTGTCATTCCtgctcagggagcagctccatccaGCACAAAGCCTTTAGTTAGAGGAACAGGAGCTTTCCTGGCAGCTCCCTCTGAAGGACACCCACAGCAGGGAAACGTCACGTTTAGagagaaaagattaaaaacgtctaaatattaataaagagaaagacaaaatggGTAATTATTGCTGGCACTTATTGATTTGCAGCCGCTGGGGACTCGTAAAGGTCTGATTGATGTCACACTGTGTCGGGGCTGGATCCATCACTTAccctgtgcagcacagggagcccaCCCCGGGTTGCTGTTCAGGTGTTTTGGGTTGTCAAACTAAAATCAAATCAAAGTGGCAGTGGaaggtggtgctgctgggtgccCCCTGCCCCCACCCTGTCAGCAGCCTCTGCACTCTGGGAAGATCCAGCTCTGAAGCCCCAGCCTTGGGGAGTTCTTCAATGTGTTTCATTTGCAAACGGAAATTTAGATACAAGCTTTTGGagcacaggaaagaaattacTGTAAGACTTAGAATAGCAAATTGAATCATACAAGCGAGTGACAATATGCTGCCAGCTTTCTCCTCCAGAAGGACATCAAGGGTTAGATCTCGACTCATTGCTTTCTCCCACACAATAAAACATCATTTTTTTACATCTTCTCCTCGTTTCTCTTTGGCcagctctccctctctctgctcacAGAATTGCTTTTTGTAGCACCGGGCTTTATAAAACACGTCAgggtcctggagcagcagagccgTGCATGAAATTACCATAACATTATTCCTGTCTATTCAAACACCCAGCCTAGCCCAATTTACTTCACTTACaactttcttctcctccttaaTAATAATCCTTTTATGAGCACGGAGCAACAATACCTCTCCTCATCGTCccctctgtgcagggcagctcctggagcctggcaggcaggagctgctttgctCAAAACCAGGTTTTTGCTTGGGGAAGCTTTCAGGAGCTGCCACATCAATAATTAACTCTGTCCTCATCAGGGATCGCCTGCACCcccttttatttcccccctAATTAAGGTGTTGCCCTACAGGAGGAGAGGCACCTTTGTAATCCCCCAGAGGAGAGTTTAGTGGGGGGTACAGCGGGGTTTGGGGGAGACTCTGCTTGTGATGCTGCAGAATTGCCTAAAATCGTGTAAAACCCAGGGAAACGCCGTAAAATCGTAGAAAAGCAAGGGAAACACCCTGAAACTGTGCAAAACCGGAGGAAACACCCTAAAATCGTGTGAAACCGAGGGAAGCACACGAAAACCGTGCTGAACGGAGGGAGGTACCCAGAGCACCCGCTGAGGATGGAggggaggcagctgcagcatcGCCCGagcctccctgcagggctgggggcggcGGAGCCCCCCGGGACCGTGCGCAGGGAGAAGGGTGGTCGCACCCCGCTGTGGGGAGAGTTTGGGGGGCTCAGCACCCCTAGCCCCTCGGGCGGCGCCGGGGACAGGCGGGGACAGCGGCGGAGCCCAGCGCGGAGCAGCAGTGGGCTCTCGTGGTGGAAGGATCCAACTGCACAGCGCAGGCACCGCCGGGGCTGCGCCttccccggcccgccccggccccggcaggCACCGCTGGAGGGGCCCGCAAGGACACCCGGGTGGTTGGTGATGGTGGTGGAGGAtaagcagcccagcccaggctggagctggtggcACGGGGAGGTCACCTTCAGCCGGTGTCACCTGCTGGGTTTACGGAGATGAGCTCAGGGAGAGCCAGGCCACCCCGAGGGAAGGTCCCTCCAGCTCTTGCAGAGCTCCATACCTGGTGTGAGAGGGGGAATCTTCCTCCTGAGAAAGGGCCCCCAGGAGCCTCCcaggtccctgcaggcagctgaggaTAGGGAAGGTTCTGGGCTCCCTTGTGCAGCTGCACCTCACACACCTCAAGCTCAGGGAGGGATTGCTGGCCCACTGAAAAGGGAGTGACGCTTCTAGAGGAGCAAAGGCTGTCTTTGAAGGGCAGaaaattcatagaatcacaacAGAATTCATAGAATCAATCCACAGCTGGAAGgggcccacaaggatcatcctgtccagctcctggccctgcacagacaccccaacaatcccaccctgggcatccctggcagcggtgcccaaaccctcctggagctctggaggccttgggcactggaaggggcttcAAAGTCTGCCTGGAACCTCCTCTTGTCCAACAtccccagctctcagcctgtcttcatcaGAGGAAATTATTAGATGTGAAAAAGCCTCTTCACTCTCATTTCAagctgccctctgctccctgctgtgtTATGGCACAGCTCCTGGTCCCAGGCTAACACCGTGTCAGCCCAAAATGACAAAGTTTGAAGACCTCCAGCTGTGCAGTGGAGCTCGAAATAACCTGGTggtgctgctctctgccaggTGATGGACAGGGAGAGTGgtgcctccagcacagctctgcaccccTGGGAGCTCAGGGTGTGCCCGTGTCCTGCTGTGgagcctggagagcagctgagctgcagaggagaCAGGTTTGCACTCCTGAAAAAGgtatttccagctgctctgggcatggACAGCATCgggcaggagctgaagaaaatattgcacACATTGCTGTTAAGAATTCCTGAGCTTTGAATGAAAGGGTTCAGGTGCAGTCTAAACCCTAGAGGGGGAATTTTGTGTTTGTAGCCACCGCAGTGTCCATGGAGGTCCTGAAGCACGCTGGGAGCCTGCCGGGGTGTGAACAGGAAACAGGAGGAAACACGTTTTCTTTTTAGCACCAGATCTcatttccctgcctgtgcttctGGCAAGTCTCAGCTCGACCCcgtttttctttcctattttcttgCAGCTTTATTCTGTCCATCTCCCTCCACGGCCCTGATTTGCAGCTCAGC
This portion of the Vidua macroura isolate BioBank_ID:100142 chromosome 15, ASM2450914v1, whole genome shotgun sequence genome encodes:
- the SMIM33 gene encoding small integral membrane protein 33 — its product is MNASVPGSQLRQPEPQDVAAFTPVSIVKSVTKKSDALPVISVIVVLFVLLAVCIVLVVHYGPQLRTVQVTLHHEPMAQHMDSVLLTDWRRLDAHGKMDSAGVTCHCSCNHHLPHGSAEPNVIEITYL